The following are encoded together in the Bradymonas sediminis genome:
- a CDS encoding alpha-2-macroglobulin family protein — protein MTNQMRGCWWVLLLVHLSVGCIGAELNDNGDTGELGVEEDPGVGADRTTREGRDAVEIRDGALDLRDQARSQVAVAPGPVSLDSVAQPELEVPPATDNALAGDLSREDALPKLSGKAMEIISVSLQEVEQGFQLSILCSDMTVDDHFYDYRLGTRRSERCEMDLTSARASLEFEPSLAYQLVSTPQGTLVSADFERRDYKLKVKAGLRTREGGALKEAYESSFTVGRLSPTLEFVTKGRYMPRAGWQQVSLRHRNVQTAELEVWHVPGRNMAFWMSGYRDTVNLRSGDLAYAQQLQMDDTVDQQFSTELPLRKLLGEPKPGLYELRLKAGRESDTLHVIVTDLQVIAKRSDEALGEQVDVWAVHAQTLKPLAGATVEAIYESGTVVGSCQTNASGYCRVHAEAVVDAKTAKAARKTPRRTPFALVVTHKDDATFLKYAGLQTKLARGKTHGSPYKSQTAYKAYAYGDRDLYRPADVVYMAAMVRDNDLKSVGPGVPVDLVVVDSRAQIVNRETVETNAGGMVSLDHRLSDLATTGRWKIRVEIGKREVTSFAFGVEEFMPERLKVEAAAQREHLGANEAFKVDVHARYLFGASAVGSNVSIQCERTEAVFQPSKHAEFHYGIRTAEELGYQGNRDEHRVVSGQQTKINADDMAHPECDFRAGLAATSRLRAQVGVSESGSGRTTHASASAWAHPADFYLGVRADKKEIQNGESVTLDGVVVDWDGELIDDVKTVDVSVLQLRRRWGWWRQRNRHQSQWFQVVEKSQTIPVRDGKFTYKFSPNSNRYDYAIRLQSGDARTDLKLNQVGYWRYYSTRSRGSKSKNPSALTLQTQDEMLGVNALHKVRFEAEYKGRALMTLETDEVLQSAWIDVAPGEVEWSFKVGEFAPNVYVSAMLIKDPHADSATSYLPERAYGALSIPMKRDKFIQNIQISAPESVRPGRPLQVDLDLGEDAAGRFVTVAAVDQGILSLTDYQSPNPLAALLARRALGVRTYDTIGWALQLAKLNSTSKTGGDGEEDTPTLGRIMPFKPVALWSGIREVPESGKLSVAFDVPLYQGELRVMAVTTSKTRIGQADTRVKVRAPIVVQATLPRFLVAGDQVDVPVFLTNTTADTQVVETTISAEALPEPGLVANPNPADIIGIEGNRTQQATLDPGASKMLLFKARALRSGSAATFAVVSVATAKSGEILESRAEGIVPFRAAGPLERKVKRLLVSTKSLDLTPILEGWEPSSEKTTFRLSTNPHSQAFDHLSALVRYPYGCLEQTISQLRPMIYLSELVRAVDPGLVAGKNGIRPMIESGVRRILSMQTPSGGFGFWSGDGEPHAWATPYAIYLLMDAQKRGYSVPQQRLDRALNWLESDVKRQQKEGYGASKYYRDRYISGFAYYVLALANRANQGQIRKIIDAMPAHTQGEQLENLYLLKAALYLSGDRSFEKDLKAFKLDKAGAREVNYGSYYSTRRRDALLLNVFVDLFGPHENGFETAERLGRTFSKTQTTGYLYSTQEMGWGLTALGKWYRADADSTFSANLMANGRAVKTSLRDADSKNTNWAMVRASEYDSLTLELDETPQSQLYLVVSSEGVRSEPSVEFGGAGLSVSREYLNEAGEELDGKVQLGDLVYVRVRLKSKVSRTLENIALVDRLPAGLEIENPNLGHDIRPHWASSHNPWQTDHMNVRDDRLEAFGTIHGAQTVELVYATRATLTGKFHAPSIEAEGMYDPEIWARAAYRELTIAHDWDAMID, from the coding sequence ATGACGAATCAGATGCGCGGATGCTGGTGGGTTTTGCTGCTGGTGCACTTGAGCGTGGGGTGTATCGGCGCCGAGTTGAACGACAACGGGGACACCGGCGAGTTGGGGGTGGAGGAGGACCCGGGGGTCGGGGCCGATAGGACGACTCGCGAGGGGCGCGACGCGGTGGAGATTCGTGACGGAGCCCTGGATCTTCGCGACCAGGCGCGCAGCCAAGTGGCGGTGGCCCCTGGCCCCGTTTCGCTTGACTCGGTTGCGCAGCCCGAGCTCGAAGTTCCTCCCGCTACCGACAATGCACTCGCCGGAGATTTGAGTAGGGAGGACGCGCTGCCGAAGTTGAGCGGCAAGGCGATGGAGATCATCTCGGTGAGCCTTCAGGAAGTCGAGCAAGGCTTTCAGCTCTCCATTCTCTGCAGCGATATGACCGTCGACGATCATTTCTACGATTATCGTCTCGGCACCCGGCGCAGCGAGCGTTGTGAGATGGATCTGACCTCGGCGCGTGCCTCGCTGGAGTTCGAGCCGTCGCTTGCCTACCAATTGGTCTCGACTCCCCAGGGCACGTTGGTGTCGGCCGACTTCGAGCGGCGCGACTATAAACTAAAGGTCAAAGCTGGCCTGCGCACACGCGAGGGCGGCGCGTTGAAAGAAGCGTATGAGTCGTCTTTTACAGTGGGGAGATTATCGCCCACTCTCGAGTTCGTCACTAAGGGTCGATATATGCCGCGCGCGGGATGGCAGCAGGTGAGCCTTCGCCACCGCAACGTGCAGACCGCTGAGTTGGAGGTCTGGCATGTGCCCGGGCGGAATATGGCGTTTTGGATGAGCGGGTACCGCGATACCGTTAACCTGCGCTCAGGCGACCTCGCCTACGCCCAGCAATTGCAAATGGACGACACCGTCGACCAACAATTCAGCACCGAATTGCCCTTGCGCAAGCTGCTCGGCGAGCCCAAACCCGGCCTCTATGAGCTGCGCCTAAAGGCTGGACGCGAGAGCGACACGCTCCATGTGATCGTCACCGACTTACAGGTTATCGCCAAGCGCAGCGACGAAGCTCTCGGCGAGCAGGTCGACGTTTGGGCAGTGCACGCCCAGACGCTCAAGCCCCTGGCCGGCGCAACCGTTGAGGCCATCTACGAAAGCGGCACGGTGGTCGGAAGTTGCCAGACCAACGCCTCGGGATATTGCCGCGTGCACGCCGAGGCCGTTGTGGACGCGAAGACTGCGAAGGCCGCGCGAAAGACCCCGCGACGCACCCCCTTCGCGCTGGTTGTCACGCATAAAGATGACGCGACCTTCCTAAAATACGCGGGCCTTCAGACCAAACTCGCGCGCGGAAAAACCCACGGTTCACCCTACAAAAGCCAAACCGCCTATAAGGCGTATGCCTACGGAGACCGCGACCTCTATCGTCCCGCCGATGTCGTATATATGGCAGCGATGGTGCGCGATAACGACCTCAAATCGGTGGGCCCTGGTGTGCCGGTCGATCTGGTCGTGGTGGACTCCCGCGCCCAAATCGTGAACCGAGAAACCGTGGAAACCAACGCCGGTGGGATGGTGTCCCTGGATCATCGCCTCAGCGATCTCGCGACGACCGGCCGGTGGAAAATTCGGGTCGAGATCGGCAAACGCGAAGTCACGAGTTTTGCCTTCGGCGTCGAGGAGTTCATGCCGGAGCGCCTCAAAGTAGAGGCCGCCGCGCAGCGCGAGCATCTCGGCGCAAACGAGGCATTTAAGGTTGATGTCCACGCGCGCTATCTCTTTGGCGCATCGGCCGTCGGCAGCAACGTGTCGATCCAATGCGAGCGCACCGAAGCGGTCTTTCAGCCCTCCAAACACGCTGAATTTCACTACGGCATCCGGACCGCCGAAGAGCTCGGCTACCAGGGCAATCGCGACGAGCACCGCGTGGTCTCGGGCCAGCAAACCAAGATCAACGCCGACGATATGGCGCACCCCGAATGCGACTTCCGGGCGGGCCTGGCCGCGACCTCACGCCTCCGTGCCCAGGTCGGCGTCTCCGAGTCGGGCAGCGGCCGCACCACCCACGCCAGCGCCAGCGCCTGGGCCCATCCTGCCGACTTTTATCTGGGCGTTCGGGCCGACAAAAAAGAGATTCAAAATGGCGAGTCAGTGACGCTCGACGGCGTCGTCGTGGACTGGGATGGCGAGCTGATCGATGACGTCAAAACCGTCGACGTGAGTGTGCTCCAACTACGACGACGTTGGGGCTGGTGGCGTCAGCGAAATCGCCATCAAAGCCAGTGGTTCCAGGTGGTCGAGAAGTCGCAGACCATTCCCGTGCGCGATGGCAAATTCACCTATAAATTCTCGCCAAACTCGAACCGATATGACTATGCGATTCGCCTGCAATCCGGCGACGCGCGCACCGATCTGAAGCTCAATCAGGTCGGCTATTGGCGCTATTATAGCACCCGATCTCGGGGGTCTAAGTCCAAGAATCCGAGCGCGCTCACGCTCCAAACACAGGACGAAATGCTCGGCGTCAATGCCCTCCATAAGGTGCGTTTTGAGGCGGAGTATAAAGGCCGCGCGCTGATGACCCTCGAGACCGACGAGGTGCTCCAAAGCGCCTGGATCGACGTGGCGCCCGGCGAGGTCGAGTGGTCTTTTAAGGTCGGGGAGTTCGCGCCGAATGTGTATGTGAGCGCGATGCTTATCAAAGATCCACACGCGGACTCTGCCACCAGCTATTTGCCCGAACGCGCGTACGGGGCGCTGTCGATCCCGATGAAGCGCGATAAGTTTATCCAAAACATTCAGATCAGCGCGCCCGAAAGTGTGCGACCGGGGCGGCCGCTTCAGGTCGATCTGGACCTGGGCGAAGACGCTGCGGGGCGCTTTGTCACGGTCGCCGCGGTAGACCAGGGCATCCTGAGCCTCACCGACTATCAGTCGCCCAACCCGCTCGCGGCTCTGCTCGCCCGGCGCGCGCTCGGCGTGCGCACCTACGACACAATCGGCTGGGCGCTGCAGCTCGCCAAGTTGAACTCCACGTCGAAGACCGGCGGCGACGGCGAGGAAGACACGCCCACCTTGGGCCGCATCATGCCCTTTAAGCCGGTGGCGCTGTGGTCCGGAATTCGCGAGGTCCCAGAGAGCGGCAAGCTATCGGTTGCCTTTGACGTGCCGCTGTATCAGGGCGAGCTCAGGGTGATGGCGGTCACGACCTCGAAGACGCGCATCGGACAGGCCGATACGCGGGTCAAAGTGCGCGCTCCCATCGTCGTGCAGGCGACGCTTCCGCGTTTCTTAGTCGCTGGCGACCAGGTCGACGTCCCGGTCTTTTTGACCAACACCACCGCCGACACACAGGTCGTCGAGACGACGATTTCGGCCGAAGCGCTGCCCGAGCCCGGCCTCGTCGCGAATCCGAACCCGGCCGATATCATCGGCATCGAGGGCAACCGAACCCAGCAGGCAACGCTCGATCCAGGCGCCTCGAAGATGCTCCTCTTCAAGGCGCGCGCGCTTCGAAGCGGCAGCGCCGCGACCTTCGCAGTGGTGAGCGTCGCCACGGCCAAAAGTGGCGAAATCTTAGAAAGCCGCGCCGAGGGTATCGTGCCATTTCGGGCGGCCGGGCCGCTGGAGCGAAAGGTCAAAAGGCTCCTGGTTTCGACCAAAAGCCTTGACCTCACGCCCATCCTCGAGGGCTGGGAGCCGTCGAGCGAGAAGACGACCTTTCGCCTCAGCACCAACCCGCATAGCCAGGCATTTGACCACCTCTCCGCGCTGGTCCGCTATCCCTACGGATGCCTGGAGCAGACCATCTCGCAGCTACGTCCGATGATCTATCTGTCGGAGTTGGTGCGCGCGGTCGACCCCGGTCTTGTGGCGGGAAAAAACGGCATCCGCCCCATGATCGAGAGCGGCGTCAGGCGCATCCTCTCGATGCAGACGCCCTCCGGCGGCTTCGGCTTCTGGAGCGGCGATGGCGAGCCCCATGCGTGGGCGACGCCCTACGCGATCTATCTTTTGATGGACGCCCAAAAGCGGGGCTATTCAGTGCCCCAGCAGCGGCTCGACCGCGCCCTCAATTGGCTCGAGAGTGACGTAAAACGCCAGCAGAAAGAGGGCTACGGAGCGTCCAAATACTATCGCGATCGCTATATCTCAGGCTTTGCCTACTATGTCCTCGCCCTGGCTAATCGCGCCAACCAGGGCCAAATCCGCAAGATAATCGACGCCATGCCAGCGCATACTCAGGGAGAGCAACTCGAGAACCTCTATCTTCTGAAGGCCGCGCTCTATTTGAGCGGCGACCGAAGCTTCGAGAAAGACCTCAAGGCCTTCAAGCTCGATAAGGCTGGAGCGCGCGAGGTCAATTATGGAAGCTATTATTCCACCCGGCGTCGCGACGCCCTGCTGCTCAACGTCTTCGTCGACCTTTTTGGTCCCCACGAAAACGGCTTCGAGACCGCGGAGCGACTCGGCCGAACCTTCTCCAAGACCCAGACCACCGGCTACCTCTACTCGACCCAGGAGATGGGCTGGGGGCTGACGGCGCTCGGCAAATGGTATCGCGCCGATGCCGACTCCACTTTTTCGGCAAACCTGATGGCGAACGGGCGCGCCGTGAAAACCTCGCTTCGCGACGCCGATTCCAAGAACACCAACTGGGCCATGGTGCGCGCCAGCGAATACGATTCGCTGACCCTTGAGCTCGATGAAACACCGCAATCACAGCTCTACCTGGTCGTAAGCAGCGAGGGCGTGCGCAGCGAACCCAGCGTCGAATTCGGCGGCGCCGGATTGTCCGTCTCGCGCGAATATCTCAACGAGGCCGGCGAAGAACTCGACGGCAAGGTGCAGCTCGGCGACCTGGTCTATGTGCGCGTTCGCCTGAAATCCAAGGTCAGTCGCACGCTGGAGAATATCGCGCTTGTCGACCGCCTGCCGGCCGGACTCGAGATCGAAAACCCCAACCTCGGCCACGATATACGGCCCCATTGGGCATCGAGTCACAACCCATGGCAGACCGACCATATGAACGTTCGCGATGACCGCCTGGAGGCGTTTGGCACGATTCACGGCGCGCAAACCGTCGAGCTGGTCTACGCAACGCGCGCCACGCTCACCGGCAAATTTCACGCCCCGAGCATCGAAGCCGAGGGCATGTATGACCCCGAGATCTGGGCGCGCGCAGCCTACCGCGAGCTCACCATTGCTCACGACTGGGATGCGATGATCGACTGA
- the pbpC gene encoding penicillin-binding protein 1C, with protein sequence MKRAMISLALGAVVAGFSLWSAMWVLPLPQRLAEADSTVVEWRNGEPAHVFLAPDGRWRLQTQLKKVDPHYIEALIGYEDKRFYTHGGIDLRAIVRATTSNIRHGRVVSGASTLTMQLVRMVEPRPRTLRSKIIEAFRAAQLEQHLSKDEILAAYLKFLPFGRNVEGLETAAWMYFGHDATALSPAEIATLLAVPQSPNQRYPTPKNAARLRSARADIAAELLEAARLLRGAAPENLSDAQALAQIEAQPLPTRLRSMPREMPHFAIWLRQQYPGVPRLRSTIDASTQRTVEKFATSHRGRIMRLGANNAAVVVIDHESGALRAALGNFDFDDLINQGQIPGFAVRRSSGSLLKPIILAQAIDAGIALPSHLVADVPVDYSGYQPQNYSEEFNGLVRLDDALSRSLNIPFVRLVERLGVAPFLEMLRRLGAEGIDPRPGYYGLSVAIGGISATPLEIAGMYTALARRGERAPLYFLKADEDADYGNAFAYRRGSFSPGAARLVAEVMSQRGRPDSLALRRIRATPNRYAWKTGTSMGLRDAWTAGFGAQHTAAIWTGNFDNRGQTGVVGSQAAAPLFFDIMEAVDSGLNFAAMTPESASTTAIDELSEVEVCAYSGHLPTSACTHKKTVQIPTDSTPTAPCPFHTLRDIDEATGLALNLECRQSRPHQTRSYVVWPTSVRRTMKDAGYKLPAKPPGFAPGCGPSGYDTRPSIVSPAPDTVFALLSDISPAEQMLPLIAETHEAGARFSWFVNGEYLGSAPSGEALWWEPKRGAHEIVVSDARGGSARVRVLIE encoded by the coding sequence ATGAAACGCGCAATGATTAGTCTGGCGCTGGGCGCCGTGGTTGCAGGATTTTCACTATGGTCAGCGATGTGGGTGCTGCCGCTTCCGCAGCGCCTGGCCGAAGCCGATTCGACCGTGGTCGAGTGGCGAAATGGCGAGCCTGCGCATGTGTTTTTGGCGCCCGATGGACGCTGGCGTCTGCAGACTCAATTAAAGAAGGTCGACCCGCACTATATCGAGGCGCTGATCGGCTATGAAGACAAGCGATTCTATACCCACGGGGGCATAGACCTTCGAGCCATTGTGCGCGCGACCACCAGCAACATTCGCCACGGGCGCGTGGTCTCCGGGGCGAGCACGCTGACGATGCAATTGGTGCGCATGGTGGAGCCGCGGCCGCGCACGCTTCGCTCCAAAATCATCGAGGCATTTCGCGCCGCGCAGCTTGAGCAGCACCTGAGCAAAGACGAGATCCTCGCGGCCTACCTTAAATTTTTGCCCTTTGGGCGCAATGTCGAAGGCCTTGAGACCGCCGCCTGGATGTATTTTGGCCACGACGCGACCGCGCTCTCACCGGCCGAGATCGCGACCCTTTTGGCGGTGCCGCAGAGCCCCAATCAGCGCTACCCGACGCCAAAGAACGCGGCGCGACTTCGGAGCGCGCGCGCCGACATCGCAGCCGAATTATTGGAGGCCGCGCGCCTGCTTCGCGGCGCCGCTCCCGAAAACCTGAGCGACGCCCAGGCTCTGGCCCAAATCGAGGCGCAGCCGCTGCCAACCCGGCTGCGGTCGATGCCGAGAGAGATGCCGCATTTCGCGATCTGGCTGCGCCAGCAATACCCGGGCGTCCCCCGATTGCGCAGCACCATCGACGCCTCAACCCAGCGCACCGTCGAGAAATTTGCGACCTCGCATCGCGGCCGAATCATGCGCCTGGGCGCAAATAATGCGGCGGTCGTCGTCATCGACCACGAGAGTGGCGCGTTGCGCGCGGCGCTCGGTAACTTCGATTTTGATGACCTCATTAACCAGGGGCAGATCCCCGGCTTCGCGGTGCGCCGCTCCAGCGGTTCGCTGCTTAAGCCCATTATTTTGGCGCAGGCCATCGACGCCGGCATCGCCCTGCCCTCCCACCTCGTGGCGGACGTGCCGGTCGATTATTCGGGCTATCAGCCGCAGAATTATAGCGAAGAATTCAACGGTCTGGTGCGCCTGGATGACGCGCTCTCACGCTCGCTCAATATCCCATTTGTGCGCTTGGTCGAGCGCCTGGGCGTCGCGCCGTTTTTAGAGATGCTGCGGCGCTTGGGCGCCGAGGGTATCGACCCGCGCCCGGGCTATTACGGGCTATCGGTCGCCATCGGCGGAATCTCAGCCACCCCGCTCGAAATCGCAGGCATGTACACGGCGCTCGCCCGGCGCGGAGAGCGCGCGCCGCTCTATTTTCTCAAGGCTGACGAGGACGCCGACTATGGCAATGCCTTCGCTTATCGGCGCGGCAGCTTTAGTCCGGGCGCGGCGCGCCTGGTCGCCGAAGTGATGAGCCAACGCGGGCGCCCCGACAGCTTGGCGCTGCGCCGAATCCGCGCCACGCCCAACCGATACGCTTGGAAAACCGGCACCAGCATGGGCCTAAGAGATGCGTGGACGGCGGGGTTCGGCGCCCAACACACCGCGGCGATCTGGACAGGAAATTTCGACAACCGCGGACAGACTGGCGTTGTCGGCTCACAGGCAGCCGCGCCACTCTTTTTTGATATCATGGAAGCCGTCGACTCGGGGTTGAACTTCGCGGCAATGACGCCCGAAAGCGCATCGACGACCGCGATCGATGAGCTGAGCGAAGTCGAGGTCTGCGCCTACTCCGGGCACCTCCCAACGAGCGCCTGCACGCACAAAAAAACCGTGCAAATACCGACAGATAGCACACCCACAGCGCCCTGCCCTTTTCATACGCTGCGCGATATCGATGAGGCGACGGGCCTGGCCTTAAACCTCGAATGCCGCCAATCGCGCCCGCACCAAACGCGCAGCTATGTCGTGTGGCCAACCTCGGTGCGCCGCACTATGAAGGATGCCGGCTATAAGTTGCCGGCGAAACCGCCGGGCTTTGCGCCGGGGTGTGGTCCGAGCGGTTATGACACCCGACCGAGCATCGTCTCCCCGGCGCCCGACACCGTCTTTGCCCTGCTCTCGGACATCTCTCCCGCGGAGCAAATGCTGCCGCTCATCGCCGAAACCCACGAGGCTGGCGCGCGCTTTAGTTGGTTCGTAAACGGTGAGTACCTGGGCAGCGCGCCCAGCGGCGAGGCGCTATGGTGGGAGCCGAAACGCGGCGCACACGAGATCGTCGTGTCGGACGCGCGCGGCGGCTCGGCGCGCGTGCGGGTGCTGATTGAATAA
- a CDS encoding sensor domain-containing diguanylate cyclase, producing MKDKLSPKIMDLLLDTICAVDLQGRFVYASASCVNLFGYTPAELEGRLLFELVHPDDRARTRLAAERVADGEPIMHFENRYIHKDGHTVHVMWSARWSETDQLRLAVARDITSLKQAEFMQTALYRISEAGQRAEGLPTLCKEIHHIIDELLPVRNLSVVVLHRELKTFSVPYCVGEARCLVNAACAGDSAYPGDPAMRQHSQAALLDSPIAQVIRSGKPSVTRVPLEPDCAHAGGWREWLCVPLLANQKVIGALVIQGGVDAEEYTEKDQELLEFVSAQVAASIERKQAETHLRHMAGHDPLTNLPNRNLFLDRLEMARSRAKRDGELLAVLYLDLDDFKQVNDRYGHETGDKLLCMVAKRLARCLRASDTVARIGGDEFTVLLVNIRTPNCAALVGDKIRAALKRPFNVLGQTLTVNASIGSAIYPSDGQDFNQLLRNADMQMYIDKRHKQRLL from the coding sequence TTGAAAGACAAGCTGTCCCCCAAAATCATGGACCTATTGCTGGACACCATTTGCGCCGTGGACCTGCAAGGGCGGTTTGTCTATGCCAGCGCGTCCTGCGTGAACCTCTTCGGCTATACCCCCGCCGAACTTGAGGGGAGACTGCTCTTTGAGTTGGTGCATCCAGATGATCGCGCGCGCACACGCCTCGCCGCCGAGCGCGTCGCCGATGGCGAGCCGATCATGCATTTCGAGAATCGCTATATCCACAAGGATGGGCACACCGTGCACGTCATGTGGTCGGCGAGGTGGTCCGAGACCGACCAACTACGACTGGCCGTGGCGCGCGATATCACCTCGCTCAAGCAAGCCGAATTCATGCAGACTGCGCTCTATCGAATCTCGGAGGCCGGTCAGCGAGCCGAGGGGTTGCCGACGCTCTGCAAAGAAATCCATCATATCATCGACGAGCTCCTCCCGGTGCGAAACCTCAGCGTGGTCGTATTGCATCGGGAGTTGAAGACATTTTCGGTGCCCTATTGCGTGGGCGAGGCGAGGTGCCTGGTCAACGCGGCGTGCGCAGGCGATTCGGCGTATCCGGGCGATCCGGCGATGCGCCAACATTCTCAAGCCGCGCTCCTCGACTCACCAATCGCGCAGGTGATTCGCTCGGGTAAACCGTCGGTGACCCGCGTTCCGCTGGAGCCCGACTGCGCGCACGCAGGCGGCTGGCGCGAGTGGCTATGCGTCCCCCTTTTGGCCAATCAAAAGGTCATCGGCGCGCTGGTCATCCAGGGCGGCGTTGACGCCGAAGAATATACAGAAAAGGACCAGGAACTCCTCGAGTTTGTATCCGCTCAGGTCGCCGCGTCGATCGAGCGCAAACAAGCCGAGACGCACCTGCGCCATATGGCCGGCCACGACCCCCTGACCAACTTACCCAACCGCAACCTCTTCCTGGACCGGCTCGAGATGGCGCGCAGCCGCGCAAAGCGCGACGGCGAACTCCTGGCGGTGCTTTATTTGGACCTCGACGACTTCAAACAGGTCAACGATCGCTACGGCCACGAAACCGGGGATAAATTGCTGTGCATGGTGGCCAAGCGACTCGCGCGCTGCTTGCGCGCCTCGGACACCGTCGCGCGCATCGGCGGCGACGAGTTCACCGTCCTGCTGGTCAATATCCGAACGCCGAATTGCGCGGCGCTCGTCGGCGACAAAATCCGCGCCGCGCTAAAGAGGCCCTTCAACGTGCTCGGTCAAACCCTGACGGTTAACGCAAGCATCGGCTCGGCGATCTACCCGAGCGATGGCCAGGATTTTAACCAATTGCTGCGCAACGCCGATATGCAAATGTATATCGATAAGAGGCATAAACAGCGATTACTTTGA
- a CDS encoding glutamate synthase-related protein, which yields MTHKDPAIIAARSPVEVELEEGKDYYWCRCGRSQNQPFCDGSHRVTDITPLKFTAEKSGPVWLCRCKGTGDQPFCDGTHARLGDLEPGDALPTPSTDTPKSDKSAPAEVTPTPEEPTVAYIHELAQNGLSKLGPHGEIAAMGVPRKDLPRWDDIQVLPAQLARKPLLEDEPVETSVVIGPRAKKPLKLDIPLFVSDMSFGALSQEAKTALARGAELAGTGICSGEGGMLAEEKAENSRYFYELASAKFGWDLALVENVQAFHFKGGQAAKTGSGGFLPGGKVTDKIAEVRGLEVGQDAASPATFRDLRTPADFRKLADEVRERSGGIPIGFKLSANHIEADIDFALEASADYIILDGRGGGTGAAPLIFRDHISVPTIPALARARKHLNNKAGDEVTLVITGGLRVAEDFIKAMALGADAIAVANSAIQAVGCVAARMCHTNRCPAGIATQDPKLRARLDVQSSAERLARYFGASVSLMQLLARACGHANLSDLSVDDLTTWKREMADLSGVPFGGVTGR from the coding sequence ATGACGCACAAAGATCCCGCCATTATCGCAGCCCGTAGCCCCGTCGAAGTCGAGCTTGAAGAAGGCAAGGATTATTATTGGTGCCGCTGTGGTCGCTCCCAAAACCAACCTTTCTGTGATGGCTCCCACCGCGTGACCGATATCACGCCGCTTAAATTCACCGCCGAAAAATCAGGCCCCGTGTGGTTATGCCGTTGCAAGGGGACCGGGGACCAGCCGTTCTGCGATGGCACACACGCGCGCCTCGGCGATCTTGAGCCGGGCGATGCGCTACCAACGCCGAGCACCGACACACCCAAGAGCGATAAATCCGCGCCCGCCGAGGTCACCCCGACGCCCGAGGAGCCGACGGTCGCCTATATTCATGAGTTGGCCCAGAACGGGCTGAGCAAGCTGGGGCCACACGGCGAGATTGCGGCGATGGGCGTGCCCAGAAAAGACCTGCCGCGCTGGGACGACATCCAGGTATTGCCGGCGCAGCTGGCGCGAAAACCCCTGCTCGAAGATGAGCCGGTCGAGACAAGCGTGGTCATCGGGCCGCGGGCGAAGAAGCCGCTGAAATTGGACATCCCGCTCTTCGTTTCGGATATGAGCTTCGGCGCGCTCTCCCAGGAGGCCAAGACCGCCCTGGCGCGCGGGGCGGAGTTGGCCGGCACCGGGATCTGCTCGGGCGAAGGCGGCATGTTGGCCGAGGAGAAGGCCGAAAACTCGCGCTATTTCTATGAATTGGCGTCGGCAAAATTCGGCTGGGATCTCGCGTTGGTCGAGAACGTACAGGCATTTCATTTTAAGGGCGGACAGGCCGCCAAGACGGGCAGCGGCGGCTTCCTCCCGGGGGGCAAAGTAACGGACAAAATCGCCGAGGTTCGGGGTCTTGAGGTCGGACAAGACGCCGCCTCACCGGCCACATTTCGCGATCTGCGCACCCCGGCCGACTTCCGAAAACTCGCCGACGAGGTCCGCGAGCGCTCCGGCGGCATCCCCATCGGCTTTAAGCTGTCCGCCAATCATATCGAGGCCGACATCGACTTCGCCCTGGAAGCCAGCGCCGATTATATCATCCTGGACGGGCGCGGCGGCGGCACCGGCGCGGCGCCGCTCATCTTTCGCGACCATATCTCGGTGCCGACCATTCCGGCGCTGGCGCGGGCGCGCAAGCACCTCAACAATAAGGCGGGCGACGAGGTCACGCTGGTGATCACCGGCGGGCTGCGCGTGGCCGAAGACTTCATCAAGGCGATGGCGCTGGGGGCCGACGCGATCGCGGTGGCCAATTCGGCGATACAGGCGGTTGGCTGCGTCGCCGCGCGCATGTGCCACACCAATCGTTGCCCGGCCGGCATCGCGACCCAGGACCCCAAGCTGCGCGCGCGCCTCGACGTGCAGAGCTCGGCGGAGCGCCTGGCGCGCTACTTCGGCGCGTCGGTCTCCTTAATGCAGCTCCTTGCCCGGGCCTGCGGTCACGCGAACCTCTCCGACTTGAGCGTCGACGATCTCACGACCTGGAAGCGAGAGATGGCCGACCTGAGCGGCGTTCCTTTTGGCGGGGTCACGGGCCGCTGA
- a CDS encoding GFA family protein produces the protein MTLTGECFCGSITYKIAGGVSDARSCHCSRCRKAFSSQASSYAQVSAAEFAWTHGQEFLSSYINEEGTGHQFCSKCGSTLCGIVEGEIHGITLGCLNEDPNIEISRHIFVGSKAAWEVIPKSVVQYAEHAPHDD, from the coding sequence ATGACTCTAACTGGCGAGTGCTTTTGCGGCTCGATAACGTATAAAATCGCGGGCGGCGTTTCAGACGCGCGCTCATGTCATTGCTCACGATGCCGAAAGGCGTTCAGCTCACAGGCGTCCTCCTACGCACAGGTCAGCGCCGCCGAGTTCGCCTGGACCCATGGCCAAGAGTTCCTCTCGTCCTATATCAACGAAGAGGGTACAGGGCACCAGTTTTGTAGTAAGTGTGGCTCCACGCTATGTGGCATTGTCGAGGGCGAGATCCACGGCATTACATTGGGCTGCCTCAACGAAGACCCAAATATTGAAATTTCCCGACATATTTTTGTGGGCTCAAAGGCCGCATGGGAGGTCATCCCAAAGTCCGTCGTGCAATATGCTGAACATGCGCCGCACGACGACTAA